The genomic interval GAATTCCGAACGCAGAATGGCTAACTTGTTGTCCGATAAATGGTTTATGTTCAATCCATCCCAAATCACATCGCCCTGATCTGGTCTATCTAACCCTGCAATTAAACTTAACAACGTGGTCTTGCCACAACCAGATTCGCCAACAATACTCAGACTTCTGCCGCGTAACACATTGAAGCTCACACACTTAAGAACCGAAACCCGCTCAGCCTTCGTCCTAAAATGCTTAGAAATGGAACTCACTTCTACTATGCTACCGCAGTCCGCCATGTCACCATAGTCTCCATCGATTAAAAATCATCCATCAATGATGCCGTTCACCTTTCCAAAGGGTAAACTCTCCGGCCGAATCGAATAGACTACGGACCATACAATTAGATCTCGTCGCCCTCAATGCGCTCACATAGCCGCCCATCGGATCGTATTTCGCAAAATCAAAACTCGGCATATTTTTTAATGGCCCAGGCCTGGTCTGTAAAAAAGCAGTCCGCCGGGAACTCAAAACCTTAACTCCTTCATTATCAATCGAATCGACAACATCAGCACCTCTTGTCATGGCAAAAAAATTACCCATACCCTTGGAACATACTATGGTGTCATAGTCCTTATTTATCTCCAAAGCGAAAGCTAAACTAGTATATGAAAAAGTACTAACCCCTTCCATAAGAGAAACATAGGATCTTAAAAACAGCATAGCTATGCGGATTCCCATTACTCTGCCAGGCCCTTCGCAAAAAACCATCTTAGTGAAAGAATACTTGTTCAGCACAGCTCTCAAAAAGCCAAAAATCATCATTGGCTCATCACAAATAAATGAATCAACAACCTGCCATTCAACCACTACGAAAACAAAACTTTTTTGTGTCGCTGTGTCTATTACTAAATAAGCATCTTCGGTAGCCATGGCCCATCCTTAGGGAATAAATCAAAAATTACTATCGAAAAATTTTGAAATTTTTACCAAAAAAATTATATTTAGCTGCCATGGGGTTTGGTAAAACAGTATTGATCTGCAAAGACTTCTGGCCAGATACTCAGGCCACAAGCCAATTATTTTCTGATCTGATTTATCATCTCACCGAAAAAGGCCATGACATTTCCGTAATATGCGGCCATCCACTGGCTTCAGAACACAAATTTGGCGCAATTCCTCCCCTCGGAAAAGTAAAAATAACCCGCATCGGCCCAAAGAAACCTTCGAAAAAAAATATACTATGCAGGCTGTACCACTACATTACCTTTATGCTATGTCTCAGCTCGCATATGTCTAAGTACCGCTATGGCAAGGTGATAGCACTCACAGCACCTCCATTTTTGCCGATCTGGATCTATCTATTACAAAAACTATTCAAATTCAACTATAATCTATTCATCCTCGATCTATACCCAGAAATACTCATGGAAGCAAAATTTTTCAAACCAAATGCTCTGGAAATAAAGTTATGGAAAGCGTTGAATAGGAAGGCGTTCCGCCGAGCAGACAAGATTTTTGTTCTGGGCCGAGATATGAAAAACCTATTGAAAACATCCTATGGCCTAAAGGAAACCGTCCATTATTTTCCCCACTGGAGCCAAATCGATGGAAGATTGATAAAATTTGAAGATAGCCAC from Puniceicoccales bacterium carries:
- a CDS encoding glycosyltransferase family 4 protein; protein product: MGFGKTVLICKDFWPDTQATSQLFSDLIYHLTEKGHDISVICGHPLASEHKFGAIPPLGKVKITRIGPKKPSKKNILCRLYHYITFMLCLSSHMSKYRYGKVIALTAPPFLPIWIYLLQKLFKFNYNLFILDLYPEILMEAKFFKPNALEIKLWKALNRKAFRRADKIFVLGRDMKNLLKTSYGLKETVHYFPHWSQIDGRLIKFEDSHLTHRLNLQSKFVVQYSGNMGLLHDIDSFVLVAKRLTDYKNIHFLFIGNGKRQKRAKKLSAQMKNITWLPKQPKTDLAEVLAACHIGLISLRENMLGYAVPSKLYGIMASERAVIAMVPKGSETELAITESHCGIVTSGIQDTTSAILELYYNRKKLAQLATNGYQEFLKKYTLAKAISKYEQLCQGH